From Salmo salar chromosome ssa04, Ssal_v3.1, whole genome shotgun sequence, one genomic window encodes:
- the fabp2 gene encoding fatty acid-binding protein, intestinal, with the protein MTYNGTWKVDRSENYEKFMEQMGVNMVKRKLAAHDNLKITLEQTGDKFVVKEASSFRTLDMEFTLGVTFEYALADGTMLSGSWGMEGDMMKGTFTRKDNGKVLKTTRAIVGEELVQSYSYDGVEAKRIFKRG; encoded by the exons ATGACCTACAACGGCACTTGGAAAGTAGACCGCAGCGAGAACTATGAGAAATTCATGGAGCAGATGG GTGTCAACATGGTCAAGAGGAAGCTGGCCGCTCACGATAACCTCAAGATCACCCTTGAACAAACTGGAGACAAATTTGTCGTGAAGGAGGCCAGTTCTTTCCGCACGCTGGATATGGAATTTACCCTGGGAGTCACCTTTGAATATGCTCTTGCAGATGGGACAATGCTATCA GGTTCATGGGGCATGGAAGGAGACATGATGAAAGGTACATTCACCAGAAAGGACAATGGAAAGGTGCTGAAAACTACCAGAGCCATTGTTGGAGAGGAACTTGTACAG AGCTACAGCTATGATGGAGTCGAAGCCAAGAGAATTTTCAAGAGGGGTTAG